In the genome of Vanacampus margaritifer isolate UIUO_Vmar chromosome 1, RoL_Vmar_1.0, whole genome shotgun sequence, one region contains:
- the LOC144038287 gene encoding uncharacterized protein LOC144038287 yields MAVHRGPSTKWLFTREQLENTPSRRCGIEADRELSYRQQAANLIQDIGQRLNVSQLIINTAIVYMHRFYMIHSFTKFHRNIVSQTTLFLAAKVEEQPRKLEHVIKIAHACINPQEPALDTKSNAFHQLSQELGGLETIVLQTLGFEITIDHPHTDVVRCSQLVRASKDLAQTSYFMATNSLHLTTFCLQYRPTVVACVCIHLACKWSNWEIPVSTDGKHWWEYVDRTVTLQLLDELTHEFLQILEKTPSRLKRIRNWRAIQAAKKPKTEGSAVDSAFQGASLDSLSGVAGSFFPSTSALDSAEMSLGAMTGSYASYQPLSDPFSQPPHSDFTMLKHEHKTAGSSASKGQQLAANAAPFLRPQKVLTLEKYREKQAAEQALQNGIKEEAGTDVYTPPPATSSHHHKKRGQTLPGGQSGDGKREKSSSKKTRAPASFAENGSATSEELKMRIKVSSERHGGSDQGKDKHKEHASHRHSKHSHSHPYSLSANCRLDAASASQRPLGSHGGDGGSGSSRKRPHPDGGHHQHHHHSTKSGRSSKAAISSAHYSESGHRVMEHHGHDGTNGLLTANGQHTDYKDTFDMLDSLLSAQGMNL; encoded by the exons ATGGCGGTGCACCGGGGACCCTCAACGAAATGGCTCTTCACCCGGGAACAGCTTGAAAACACGCCGTCTCGACGCTGCGGGATCGAGGCTGACAGGGAACTTTCTTACCGACAACAAGCCGCCAACCTAATCCAAGACATCGGCCAGAGGCTCAACGT CTCTCAACTTATCATAAACACCGCAATAGTGTACATGCACAGATTTTATATGATTCATTCTTTCACCAAGTTCCACAGAAAT ATTGTCTCCCAAACAACATTGTTCCTGGCAGCTAAAGTTGAGGAGCAGCCCCGGAAACTGGAGCATGTCATTAAAATAGCTCATGCCTGTATAAACCCCCAAGAGCCTGCCCTGGACACTAAAAGCAAT GCATTCCATCAGCTGTCACAAGAGCTCGGAGGACTGGAAACCATCGTCCTGCAAACCCTGG GTTTTGAAATAACAATAGATCATCCACACACTGATGTTGTGAGGTGCTCCCAGCTAGTACgag CAAGCAAGGATTTGGCACAGACTTCCTATTTCATGGCTACCAACAG TTTGCACCTCACCACATTCTGCCTGCAGTATCGGCCCACCGTGGTCGCCTGCGTCTGCATCCACCTTGCCTGCAAGTGGTCCAACTGGGAGATCCCCGTGTCGACCGACGGCAAGCACTGGTGGGAGTACGTGGACCGCACGGTGACGCTGCAGCTGCTGGACG AGCTCACGCACGAGTTTCTTCAGATCCTGGAGAAGACGCCCAGCAGGCTGAAGAGGATACGTAACTGGAGG GCCATTCAAGCTGCTAAGAAGCCAAAGACGGAAGGTTCCGCTGTCGACAGTGCGTTCCAGGGGGCATCGTTAGACAGCCTCTCCGGTGTCGCCGGCTCCTTCTTCCCTTCCACCTCAGCGTTGGACTCTGCAGAGATGTCCCTCGGCGCCATGACGGGCTCATATGCCTCCTACCAGCCACTCAGTGACCCTTTCTCGCAACCCCCCCATTCGGATTTCACCATGTTGAAACACGAACACAAAACTGCCGGCAGCTCTGCTAGTAAAGGCCAGCAGCTCGCTGCAAACGCCGCACCTTTTTTGCGGCCGCAGAAAGTCTTAACTCTGGAAAAGTACCGAGAGAAACAGGCGGCGGAGCAGGCTCTGCAGAACGGCATCAAAGAGGAGGCCGGCACAGACGTGTACACGCCGCCTCCCGCCACCTCCTCGCACCATCACAAGAAGCGCGGTCAGACGCTGCCGGGCGGCCAGTCGGGCGACGGCAAGCGCGAGAAATCCAGCTCCAAAAAGACTCGGGCACCCGCTTCTTTTGCCGAGAACGGCTCGGCCACCAGCGAGGAGCTCAAGATGAGGATCAAAGTTTCGTCGGAGCGCCACGGCGGCTCCGATCAGGGAAAAGACAAGCACAAGGAGCACGCCAGTCACCGCCACTCTAAACACAGCCACTCCCACCCGTATTCCCTCAGCGCCAATTGCCGGCTGGACGCCGCCTCGGCGTCGCAGCGACCTCTCGGTAGCCACGGCGGTGACGGTGGCTCAGGCTCCTCCCGAAAGAGGCCTCACCCCGATGGAGGCCACCATCAGCACCACCACCACTCGACCAAGAGCGGCAGGAGCTCCAAGGCGGCCATCAGCTCCGCCCACTACTCGGAGAGCGGCCACAGGGTGATGGAGCACCACGGACACGACGGTACCAACGGCTTGCTGACGGCTAACGGCCAGCACACTGACTACAAAGACACTTTCGACATGCTGGACTCTTTACTAAGTGCCCAAGGAATGAACTTATAA